A genomic window from Brassica oleracea var. oleracea cultivar TO1000 chromosome C8, BOL, whole genome shotgun sequence includes:
- the LOC106308315 gene encoding uncharacterized protein LOC106308315: MAKKVRKLHVSVKPVRLHGLPVVLGGETAAKNVFAMVELKWKGPVSGFGLGLVPFYRSNRPVNHTTSKPIALGASHVEWEDEFERVCCIVGPWNLSFTVFYGETIDAKNKKAIVGKASLDLAELATKLESAVERKLPIRSKGLLWKEATLVVNVTFSEVRNEPDDFTQLGPVTVDSAITTNMPSRRGGMDFDSSSSPATASNSGGVSPILGTGSNSSPENQSEPGHKAGFNWWKRRRLSFSMTWRREPREEEESTTKTPSATESEKPATELSIEPNRWVAKDLASRDGKSKLRSEVYTASIDQRSEQAGGEAACAAVAVVVAHWFQANPRLINPSETEFDSLITQGSSLWQSLSDEESYLTLFPDRHFDLETIVSAKLRPVRVCTDKSFTGFFSPERFASLEGLMSFDQIWDEVEKEVRAASEIVESRVYIMSWNDHFFVVKGDIDGYCVIDSLGERLFEGCKQAYILKFDDSSLMYEKEASSEKLVCKGKECCREYIKRFLAAIPVAELAAKEEKGNVDVSLLHEKLQIDLHHILTVD; the protein is encoded by the exons ATGGCCAAGAAAGTGAGAAAGCTTCACGTATCGGTGAAGCCGGTTAGGCTCCACGGTTTACCGGTTGTTCTCGGAGGCGAAACGGCAGCAAAGAATGTTTTTGCGATGGTGGAGTTGAAATGGAAAGGACCGGTCTCTGGTTTCGGATTGGGGCTCGTCCCTTTCTATCGGTCAAACCGACCCGTCAACCACACGACCTCTAAACCGATTGCTTTGGGCGCAAGCCATGTGGAATGGGAGGATGAGTTCGAACGGGTTTGTTGCATTGTTGGCCCGTGGAACCTTTCCTTCACTGTCTTTTAC GGGGAGACTATAGACGCAAAAAACAAAAAGGCTATCGTCGGAAAAGCGTCGTTGGATTTGGCGGAGTTGGCTACGAAACTTGAATCAGCGGTGGAGAGAAAGCTTCCGATTAGGTCAAAGGGTTTACTTTGGAAGGAAGCAACCCTTGTG GTCAACGTGACTTTTTCTGAAGTAAGAAACGAACCGGACGACTTTACCCAACTCGGTCCGGTAACGGTTGACTCAGCGATTACGACGAATATGCCAAGTCGTCGCGGCGGAATGGATTTCGATTCCTCTTCCTCACCGGCCACCGCTTCTAATTCCGGCGGAGTCAGCCCAATTCTAGGAACGGGGTCGAATTCAAGCCCGGAGAACCAGTCTGAACCGGGTCATAAAGCCGGGTTTAACTGGTGGAAGAGACGACGGTTAAGCTTTTCCATGACCTGGAGAAGAGAACCG AGAGAGGAGGAGGAAAGTACAACAAAGACACCGTCGGCGACGGAATCAGAAAAGCCGGCGACGGAGTTATCGATCGAGCCGAACAGATGGGTGGCGAAGGATCTAGCGAGCCGCGACGGAAAATCGAAGCTGAGATCGGAAGTCTACACGGCGTCGATTGATCAGAGAAGCGAACAAGCCGGCGGAGAAGCAGCCTGCGCGGCGGTTGCGGTGGTGGTGGCCCATTGGTTCCAAGCGAACCCTCGGCTAATCAATCCCTCGGAAACGGAATTCGATTCGCTGATCACGCAAGGATCTTCCTTATGGCAATCCCTCTCCGACGAAGAGTCTTACCTGACGCTGTTCCCGGACAGACATTTCGATCTGGAGACGATCGTATCCGCCAAGCTACGGCCGGTCAGGGTTTGCACCGATAAATCGTTTACTGGGTTTTTCAGCCCGGAGAGGTTCGCTTCGCTGGAGGGTTTAATGTCGTTTGATCAGATCTGGGACGAAGTGGAGAAAGAGGTAAGGGCTGCGTCGGAGATTGTGGAGTCTAGGGTTTATATTATGAGCTGGAACGATCATTTCTTTGTGGTGAAAGGAGATATAGATGGGTATTGTGTGATTGATTCGTTAGGGGAGAGACTGTTCGAAGGTTGCAAGCAAGCGTACATTCTCAAGTTTGATGATTCGAGTTTGATGTATGAGAAAGAGGCATCCTCGGAGAAATTGGTTTGTAAAGGTAAAGAGTGTTGCAGAGAGTATATAAAGAGGTTTCTTGCGGCGATTCCGGTGGCGGAGTTGGCGGCAAAAGAGGAGAAAGGGAATGTTGATGTGTCTCTTCTTCATGAGAAACTTCAGATTGATTTGCATCATATACTGACTGTTGATTAG
- the LOC106307311 gene encoding UDP-sugar pyrophosphorylase: MASSSTVDSSVSDLFSSAPALQSNLGILSPDQIELAKILLENGQSHLFLHWSEPGVCDNEKLGFFDQIARLNSSYPGGLAAYIKTAKELLADSKLGKNPYDGFSPSVPSGENLTFGDENFIEMEKRGVVEARKAAFVLVAGGLGERLGYNGIKVALPRETTTGTCFLQHYIESILALQEASHKVASDGNQTDIPFIIMTSDDTHSRTQNLLELNSYFGMKSTQVHLLKQEKVACLDDNDARLALDSNNKYKIQTKPHGHGDVHSLLYSSGLLDKWLDAGLKWVLFFQDTNGLLFNAIPASLGVSATKQYHVNSLAVPRKAKEAIGGITKLTHADGRAMVINVEYNQLDPLLRASGFPDGDVNCETGYSPFPGNINQLILELGSYKEELQKTGGAIKEFVNPKYKDSTKTSFKSSTRLECMMQDYPKTLPPTARVGFTVMDIWLAYAPVKNNPEDAAKVPKGNPYHSATSGEMAIYRANSRILQKAGVKVEEPVKQVLNGQEVEVWSRITWKPKWGMIFSDIKTKVSGNCDISQRSTMAITGRNVFIDNLSLDGALIVDSIDDAEVKLGGSIKNNGWTMETVDYKDTSVPEEIRIRGFRFNKVEQLEKKFAQPGKFSLED; this comes from the exons ATGGCTTCTTCTTCTACGGTGGATTCGAGCGTCTCCGATCTCTTCTCATCCGCTCCGGCTCTCCAGAGTAACCTCGGGATCTTGTCTCCTGATCAG ATCGAATTGGCCAAGATCCTGTTGGAGAATGGTCAGAGTCACCTCTTCCTGCATTGGTCTGAGCCAGGCGTCTGTGACAATGAGAAACTAGGATTCTTCGATCAG ATTGCTCGCTTGAATTCAAGCTATCCAGGGGGGTTAGCAGCATACATTAAGACTGCTAAAGAGCTTCTCGCTGATTCAAAGCTTGGGAAGAACCCATACGATGGTTTCTCTCCTTCT GTTCCTTCAGGTGAAAATCTTACTTTTGGTGATGAGAACTTCATCGAAATGGAGAAAAGAGGTGTTGTCGAAGCTAGGAAAGCTGCTTTTGTTCTTGTTGCTGGTGGGCTTGGTGAGCGTCTTGGTTACAATGGAATCAAG GTGGCACTTCCAAGGGAGACAACTACAGGGACCTGCTTTTTGCAGCACTACATTGAATCCATTTTGGCTCTCCAAGAAGCTAGCCACAAGGTCGCTTCTG ATGGAAATCAGACGGATATTCCTTTCATTATCATGACATCTGATGATACGCATTCACGCACACAAAATCTGTTAGAGTTAAACTCTTATTTTGGGATGAAATCTACACAAGTACATCTCTTAAAGCAG GAAAAAGTTGCATGTCTTGATGACAATGATGCTAGACTTGCGTTAGACTCTAACAACAAATACAAGATCCAG ACAAAACCCCATGGTCATGGCGATGTACATTCACTTCTTTATTCAAGTGGTCTTCTTGATAAATG GCTTGATGCTGGTCTAAAATGGGTTTTGTTTTTCCAAGATACAAACGGACTTCTCTTCAAT GCAATTCCAGCTTCTTTGGGTGTGAGTGCTACCAAACAATATCATGTTAACTCTCTGGCTGTTCCCCGCAAGGCGAAAGAAGCTATTGGAGGAATCACTAAACTTACCCATGCTGATG GCAGAGCTATGGTGATCAATGTGGAGTACAACCAACTTGATCCTCTACTTAGGGCATCTGGATTCCCTGATGGGGATGTTAATTGTGAGACAGGCTATTCCCCTTTCCCTGGAAATATTAATCAA TTAATTCTTGAACTTGGTTCATACAAAGAAGAGTTGCAAAAAACTGGAGGGGCCATTAAGGAGTTTGTTAATCCAAA ATACAAGGATAGTACCAAAACGTCATTTAAGTCTTCAACTCGTCTAGAGTGTATGATGCAAGATTATCCAAAGACATTGCCTCCAACAGCAAGGGTTGGATTCACG GTGATGGATATATGGCTTGCTTATGCACCCGTTAAGAATAACCCCGAGGATGCTGCTAAG GTACCAAAAGGAAACCCATACCACAGTGCAACTTCTGGAGAAATGGCTATTTATCGTGCTAACAGCCGTATTCTTCAAAAG GCTGGTGTCAAAGTCGAAGAGCCTGTGAAGCAAGTCTTGAACGGCCAAGAAGTTGAAGTATGGTCTCGTATCACATGGAAACCCAAATGGGGAATGATCTTCTCTGACATCAAAACAAAAGTCAGTGGGAACTGCGACATCTCTCAGAGATCCACAATGGCTATTACGGGTCGTAATGTGTTTATTGATAATCTCTCCTTGGACGGTGCACTTATTGTAGATTCCATTGATGATGCAGAG GTAAAACTTGGAGGTTCGATCAAGAACAATGGTTGGACCATGGAAACCGTAGACTACAAGGACACGTCGGTTCCAGAGGAAATAAGAATCAGAGGTTTTAGATTCAACAAAGTGGAGCAACTCGAAAAGAAGTTCGCTCAACCTGGGAAATTTTCTCTGGAGGATTAA
- the LOC106309248 gene encoding putative clathrin assembly protein At2g25430: MQILGEMAPSIRKAIGAVKDQTSIGIAKVSSNTAPDLEVAIVKATSHEDDPASEKHIRQILNLTSLSRGYVLPCVASVSRRLGKTRDWIVALKALTLVHRLLVEGVPLFQEEILLHSTRRRRGVTTRMLNMSHFRDEAHSSSWDHSAFVRTYACYLDQMLELALFERKSGSSSNHSNGRGRDDFRSPPQRSYDYENGVSRRTRSYGDVTEMRRRDEKKAATPLPEMPPERIFGKMGHLQRLLDRFLNLRPTGLAKNSRMVLIALYPVVRESFRLYADICEVLAVLLDKFFDMEYTDCVKAFDAYASAAKQIDELIAFYDWCKETGVGRSSEYPEVQRITSKLLETLEEFVRDRAKRGKSPERKEIEAPPPQPVAQEEELEPDMNEIKALPPPESYTPPPPPEPEPVKPQYTDDLVNLKEDDVTGDDQGNKFALALFAGPPGSQWEAFPSDGVTSAWQNPTAEPGKADWELALVETASNLEKQTAALGGGFDSLLLNGMYDQGVVRQHVSTSQLTGGSASSVALPLPGKTNTRVLALPAPDGTVEKVNQDPFAASLTIPPPSYVQMAEMKKKQYLLSQEQQLWQQYQREGMRGQASLAKMNMGPVPNGMPPVHGMGPPPTGYYYNNHY; the protein is encoded by the coding sequence ATGCAGATTTTGGGAGAGATGGCGCCGAGTATTCGAAAAGCGATCGGAGCGGTTAAGGACCAGACGAGCATCGGGATCGCGAAAGTATCGAGCAACACGGCTCCAGACCTCGAAGTAGCCATCGTGAAAGCCACTAGCCACGAAGACGATCCCGCCAGCGAGAAGCACATCCGCCAGATCCTAAACCTGACTTCCCTCTCCCGCGGCTACGTCCTCCCCTGCGTAGCCTCCGTTTCGCGGCGTTTGGGGAAAACGCGCGACTGGATCGTCGCTCTCAAGGCCCTGACGCTGGTCCACCGCCTCCTCGTCGAAGGAGTCCCTCTTTTCCAGGAAGAGATTCTCCTCCACTCCACGAGACGACGACGAGGAGTCACCACCAGGATGCTCAACATGTCCCATTTCCGCGACGAGGCGCATTCGAGCTCGTGGGACCATTCGGCTTTCGTTAGGACTTATGCTTGTTATTTGGATCAGATGCTCGAGTTAGCTTTGTTCGAGAGGAAGAGTGGAAGTAGTAGCAATCATAGCAATGGTAGAGGAAGAGACGACTTTCGATCTCCTCCTCAGAGATCTTATGATTACGAGAACGGTGTGTCTAGGAGAACTCGGTCTTACGGAGATGTGACTGAGATGAGAAGAAGAGACGAGAAGAAAGCTGCTACACCGTTACCTGAAATGCCCCCGGAGAGGATTTTCGGGAAGATGGGACATCTACAGAGGCTGCTGGACCGGTTCTTGAACTTGAGACCAACCGGTTTAGCTAAGAACAGCAGGATGGTGTTGATCGCGTTGTACCCCGTTGTGAGGGAGAGTTTTAGGCTCTATGCTGATATCTGCGAGGTGTTAGCTGTGTTGCTCGATAAGTTTTTCGATATGGAGTATACGGATTGCGTCAAGGCCTTTGATGCTTACGCTAGTGCGGCTAAACAGATTGACGAGCTTATCGCTTTTTATGATTGGTGTAAGGAAACGGGCGTGGGGAGATCTTCAGAGTATCCGGAAGTTCAGAGGATTACGAGTAAGTTGTTGGAGACGTTGGAAGAGTTTGTGAGAGATAGGGCGAAGAGAGGGAAGAGTCCTGAGAGGAAAGAGATCGAAGCTCCTCCTCCTCAGCCGGTAGCTCAAGAAGAGGAGCTTGAGCCTGATATGAATGAGATCAAAGCGCTTCCTCCTCCTGAGAGTTACACTCCTCCTCCTCCTCCTGAGCCTGAGCCGGTGAAACCGCAATACACGGATGATTTAGTTAACCTAAAGGAAGATGATGTCACCGGTGATGACCAAGGAAACAAGTTTGCGCTTGCTCTATTCGCCGGTCCACCGGGAAGTCAATGGGAAGCTTTCCCTTCGGATGGAGTGACTTCAGCTTGGCAGAATCCTACGGCTGAGCCAGGGAAAGCGGATTGGGAACTGGCGTTGGTTGAGACAGCTAGCAACTTAGAGAAACAGACAGCCGCTTTGGGCGGTGGGTTTGATTCGTTGCTGCTCAACGGAATGTACGATCAAGGAGTGGTTAGACAACACGTGAGCACTTCTCAGTTAACCGGTGGAAGCGCGAGCAGCGTGGCTTTACCTTTACCGGGTAAAACCAACACTCGAGTACTGGCCTTACCTGCACCAGATGGGACCGTGGAGAAAGTGAACCAAGACCCGTTCGCGGCTTCGCTAACCATTCCACCTCCTTCTTACGTGCAAATGGCTGAGATGAAGAAGAAGCAGTATCTGTTGAGTCAAGAGCAGCAGCTTTGGCAGCAATACCAGCGTGAAGGGATGAGAGGTCAAGCTAGTTTGGCGAAGATGAACATGGGACCGGTTCCTAATGGAATGCCACCTGTTCACGGAATGGGACCGCCGCCAACGGGATATTACTACAACAATCATTACTGA